From one Rhizobium sp. CIAT894 genomic stretch:
- a CDS encoding FUSC family protein: MHLFSGFQLRDWLLANDPALSRLRMASRVTLAIVLSFLILLAIHALVLPLPTAAFGLGIVLSIEGGIAVRDRGNARQLVTRLLGCVASLAIVAVAAGLEDSRLLSDLVFLVVIALASAGRVFGPRGFAIGMFAFTSYFMGAYFRPSLTDLPEVAIGPVVSVLVGHLVRAVLPPDDWRRDLLRSLESVRGRINQILFKLAAIAGSAEVGEADRQELRQLEDRLKEVVLMAETFIPRPPAGVFDGAADPAAELAIRLFDAHLAAESAIVLSFQSPPPFALVHAVIEADKAELATYERKAESIGDQPQSETVRALIWLGEARQQLTQAIDDGQASSFSGIDTISDTAQSQPIDFSFGNPLLRSALQITLASAIAMGFGLLLSRERWFWAVLASFLVFTNTNSRGDTAMKALSRSVGTVFGIAIGLGLATLISGEQAIAIPVAVVCIFLAFYFLQVSYATMTFFISIVLCLVYGMTGVLTLDLLKLRIGETVIGAVAGTAVAFIVFPARTRGALDAALERWFQALRDLLGALGEGRSSFELIALSQKIDACYRDVTVAARPLGSSWSVVTRPGQIRQTLAIFLSCTYWARILAKSYDTPVADDNLNRLIAADLAIIDNAAPRGSACFLIERKTSRTTGRHLPLLREGARLGPEMIGSALERLYPQADVLPFAAGEVIARSKQG; encoded by the coding sequence TTGCATTTGTTTTCCGGTTTTCAGCTTCGCGACTGGCTGCTTGCCAACGATCCGGCGCTTTCGCGTCTGCGCATGGCCTCGCGGGTGACGCTGGCGATCGTCCTCTCGTTCCTGATCCTGCTTGCCATCCACGCCCTTGTTCTGCCGCTGCCGACTGCGGCTTTCGGCCTCGGCATCGTTCTGTCGATCGAAGGCGGGATTGCCGTTCGCGATAGGGGAAATGCGCGCCAGCTGGTGACGCGGCTCCTCGGTTGTGTCGCAAGCCTTGCCATCGTCGCCGTCGCGGCCGGGCTCGAGGATAGCCGTCTTCTCTCTGATCTCGTCTTCCTGGTGGTGATCGCGCTTGCATCTGCGGGACGGGTGTTCGGGCCGCGCGGTTTTGCCATCGGCATGTTCGCCTTCACCTCCTATTTCATGGGCGCCTATTTCCGGCCTTCGCTGACCGATCTGCCGGAGGTGGCGATCGGTCCCGTCGTCTCGGTGCTGGTCGGTCATCTGGTGAGGGCGGTGCTCCCGCCAGACGATTGGCGGCGCGACTTGCTGCGCTCGCTCGAAAGCGTCAGGGGAAGGATCAACCAGATCCTCTTCAAGCTCGCCGCCATCGCCGGCAGCGCCGAGGTCGGCGAGGCCGACCGGCAGGAACTGCGCCAGCTGGAAGACCGGCTGAAGGAGGTGGTGCTGATGGCGGAGACCTTCATTCCGCGGCCGCCGGCCGGCGTCTTCGACGGCGCCGCCGACCCTGCAGCTGAGCTGGCGATCCGGCTCTTCGATGCACATCTTGCCGCCGAGAGCGCCATCGTGCTGAGTTTCCAGAGCCCGCCGCCTTTTGCGCTCGTTCACGCCGTGATCGAGGCCGACAAGGCTGAGCTTGCCACCTATGAACGGAAGGCGGAATCCATCGGGGACCAGCCGCAGAGCGAGACAGTGCGGGCACTGATCTGGCTCGGCGAGGCGCGGCAGCAACTGACGCAGGCGATCGACGACGGGCAGGCTTCCAGCTTTTCCGGCATCGATACGATCAGCGACACGGCGCAATCCCAGCCGATCGACTTTTCATTCGGCAATCCGCTGCTGCGCTCGGCGCTGCAGATCACGCTCGCCTCGGCAATCGCTATGGGCTTTGGCCTGCTCTTGTCGCGCGAGCGCTGGTTCTGGGCTGTGCTCGCTTCTTTCCTCGTCTTCACCAACACCAATTCGCGCGGCGATACGGCGATGAAGGCGCTGTCGCGCTCGGTCGGCACCGTGTTCGGCATCGCCATCGGTCTTGGGCTGGCGACGCTGATTTCGGGTGAACAGGCAATCGCCATTCCCGTCGCCGTCGTCTGCATCTTCCTCGCCTTTTATTTCCTGCAGGTCTCTTACGCGACGATGACCTTCTTCATCTCGATCGTGCTCTGCCTGGTCTACGGCATGACCGGTGTGCTGACACTCGATCTGTTGAAGCTGCGGATCGGCGAGACCGTGATCGGCGCTGTGGCCGGAACGGCGGTCGCCTTCATCGTCTTTCCCGCGCGTACGCGCGGCGCACTCGATGCTGCACTCGAGCGTTGGTTCCAGGCGCTGCGCGACCTGCTTGGCGCGCTCGGCGAGGGCAGGAGCAGTTTCGAGCTGATCGCGCTGTCGCAGAAGATCGATGCCTGTTACCGCGATGTGACGGTGGCGGCGCGGCCACTCGGCTCCTCCTGGTCGGTGGTGACGCGGCCCGGCCAGATTCGTCAGACGCTGGCGATTTTCCTGTCCTGCACCTATTGGGCACGTATTTTGGCGAAGAGTTACGACACGCCTGTTGCCGACGACAATTTGAACAGGTTGATCGCGGCGGACCTGGCCATCATCGACAATGCCGCGCCGCGCGGTTCGGCCTGTTTTCTGATCGAGCGCAAGACATCCCGGACAACGGGACGACACCTGCCGCTGTTGCGGGAGGGCGCCAGGCTGGGGCCCGAAATGATCGGTTCGGCGCTGGAAAGGCTCTATCCGCAGGCCGACGTCTTGCCGTTTGCAGCGGGCGAGGTTATTGCGCGCTCGAAACAGGGATAG